TGAAATAAAATAACCAGACTAGTCTCAAAACCTGGGgaatgaagcaaaaaaaaaactaaaaaacactCTCAACCCCAATATAACTACATGAGGGATATGCTACATGTTGAGGGAACAAAACACAAGTTAAAGACCATCTCTGTCCTTAAAGACACGTGAGATGCCCGGAATAACCTTGGCTGATTTTTGAAACAGGTACATTTTTCTTTAGGTCCCTTCACATTTGCTCATAAGTTCATAGTATTTTCTTATCCATTTACAATCAATAGGATCTTAGGTAAATTGGGGCCTATTTCCTActacgaattgattaacgtggaccccaacttaaagaagttgaaaaacttatcgagTGTtaacatttggtggtcaattgtgcagaatacgtactgtacaatctactaataaaagtttctatcTTTCAATCAATCCGACTTTGGTCGAGATGCGGAATACATTTCATAATATTAAGGAATAATTCATTATGAACATTTTCTTATCTACAATTCATTAAAAATGCACAAAAGGCTGTAGTTTAATTGTTTATTCTTAAAGCAGCAATATTACAAGGATTGACTGTACAGTAGAATACAATACATAGATATATGAGCATGGGATGTTGAAGACAGTAACAAATTATAGGCATAAAtcaaaaagtgtatttataataaCGCAATGTGTTGAAGTCAAGTGATTTTGGATATCATCTACATTCTAGGATATTCTCCATATCAAACTGCTGGGCGCACACTTTGGTTACCTCTGATGCTAAAACTCTTTTGCTTACAGTCTAAAGCCATTTATATCCAAGGAGACAAACTATACACCAGTAAACTATGCTTGCCATAAAACAAATAACTCttaaaaatttatatatatatcatatatattgcTTGGTAACAATCAGaagtcatactgtacataattcATGACTTACGTCTAATCTACATGAGGTATGTGTTTGCCATTTTATAACATATTCCTAAATAAAATCACATTAAGTTCTGCACAACGGGACAGGCTACACAAATATCTGAACATATAACATCATAAAAATACAgagtattaaaattaaaaacagaacATGAAAGCAAATAAGTTCAATAAGTCGTAAAGTGCAGTTAAAAGTGGTATTCAAGAGGTATGGTTGGAAAGTCACTTCCGTGCTGGCCTGTCCGCTTAGAATCTGTTGCAGATCCTCGTTTCCACCACATAAGGATTCTCAAAGTGGCGAATGCTTTGGCACTTCTTCGTATCACGCCGCTCCACGCCTGCAACGCAAGAGTGGGCACATGAATGACAATACCGTGTTTCATTGGAATTTTGACATTAATAATTCCTTGCGGTGTAGCTAACAAACACAAACATTGTCTCACTTTTTAACAAATCTATGCTTGCCAAAATTGATTTGAGCCCAAATGAACCCTATACAAACTAGCCGTTTTTTTCAGtctaaataaaatcatttttaaaaactaATCGGAAACtgaaaatttgggaaaaaaatactttaaaaatacatttaattgacAAATAACACAAGCTAAATTAGAATTAATATCACCCTAAATATTCAAGATAGTGGGGTTAGCAACATCTACTGGGGAGCTTAACAAATGACTTAATTGTTCACAGGCTCAAATTAAAAATACTGGTTGGTACGTggatttagtttttattctaaagcattgtacatttttttaaattcccaaAATACTACAAAAATGTTTGTACGATTCAAATCACAACTTATAACATTTAGCTTTTTGTATTTATTGCCCTATTGTGAGGCATTCAGGCTCACATTGTGATTAGATGAAGTTCCCCAAGATGATGCTTATTGGGGTAGAATCTGCCAATCCATATTTGTACAAAAGAAGAGGAAGTCGCATGCATCATCGCCAAAAGCTGTCACACCTATCAAAATGTTCGCATGAGCTATCACTCCATCCTCCACACTTGGAGTGAGTGTGTCCACTCCACTACAAGTGACTCACAAGAGTTCCCAGTCTGCGCCCACACATCCAGAAATCAAGCTGTATGTAAAACGACTGCAATGACAGGCAGGAAGTCTATATTTGGTCAATATTTGTTTCCCTTCTTCCTCCGCACCAAAAACCTGGATTCCCTGTGACTCAATGGTGCGATTCTTTCCTCCTTGCGGGTACAGACGATGTCGATAacgagaagcaaaaaaaaaaacggtgtgtGCACTCACGTTGATGCTGGCTGCGGCGTCTGAGGCGGTACGTGTCTTTGCTGTAACACAGCCTGTGGATGTAAGGGCCCAGCTGTCTCATGTTCCTCACCCGGCCCGTCACCACCATCTCCTCCCGGACCAGGTACGTATGAGGGAGGTACGCCCCTACCTGtggaaaaatttaaaaataaatactgtcAGTTTGGTTGGTAAATGACAACAAAATATACttcttattaaaaacaataaacctATATGTCCACATTTATCCTTATGTTTTAGCAGGTTTTTTTAAAGAATGTTAGTGTCCCAGgggaaaataatatattttatagaAACAGTTGtccatttgttttatttattcatgtaaGAAGTCTTCGATCCAGGCTAGTTTGTGAAAGAAAGTAATTATTTTCTGGAAAGCTATGAAGTGAAGCTCTCACCTTGAGATTGACAAGCAGCTCCCATAGGTTCCTTGGGCGCATCACCATGGTTGTATTTAGCTCAGTGATGTAGCAGCTGTCCAGTGCAATGTCATAATAAGCAGTCAGGCCCTGGACACCAAAAATAAATGCATCTTATTACAAATGTGATCAAACACTTTTAAAAAGGAGGACGTTTCCAAAGTCAAGTCGGGGGGACTCACCCTCTCAAAGTCGTGGATGATGTCAGCCGGGTCGCAGCCTCCAAAGTACGGCACGGGAACGCTGATCTGCTCGTAGTTTTCATCCAAGTAGATGCCCACGTTCTCCTCCAACTCCTGTCTTCCCCGAAGGGGTGCGTACACCGTGTCCTCGAAGACCACCCGACAGTGGAAGAAGTCTCTTCCTGCTGCGAGCTGCTGATGTCGTGAACAACAAAACTCAAGTTAGGACGTCACATGGTTCGTGGCGAgccaatggaaaatgtgtgacgaTAACGAGGCctacttattgtccgaaaaatgaTTGCCGAGTTATTATCTTAAATAAGTAAACGAACAAAATGGCCTCTCAATCTGCTTGCGAAAAATgcactttaaaatatatttaatatctaGAAGTGCAGGTTTTTACCCCAAGTTGGAAATATTTTTGTTTCCTATCACTTTCCAACAAATTGGGCAAACTTGTTTGTTCATCTGTGTTGACGGG
The DNA window shown above is from Nerophis ophidion isolate RoL-2023_Sa linkage group LG14, RoL_Noph_v1.0, whole genome shotgun sequence and carries:
- the itm2cb gene encoding integral membrane protein 2Cb isoform X2, whose translation is MVKITFQAVSAPKADKDNEEDHIVIPQAHDQQTLPVKGKKHFPTRLCSLICGVVVLIVGLTLASIYAYRDYYYPQLAAGRDFFHCRVVFEDTVYAPLRGRQELEENVGIYLDENYEQISVPVPYFGGCDPADIIHDFERGLTAYYDIALDSCYITELNTTMVMRPRNLWELLVNLKVGAYLPHTYLVREEMVVTGRVRNMRQLGPYIHRLCYSKDTYRLRRRSQHQRVERRDTKKCQSIRHFENPYVVETRICNRF
- the itm2cb gene encoding integral membrane protein 2Cb isoform X1, producing the protein MVKITFQAVSAPKADKDNEEDHIVIPQAHDQQTLPVKGKKHFPTRLCSLICGVVVLIVGLTLASIYAYRDYYYPQQLAAGRDFFHCRVVFEDTVYAPLRGRQELEENVGIYLDENYEQISVPVPYFGGCDPADIIHDFERGLTAYYDIALDSCYITELNTTMVMRPRNLWELLVNLKVGAYLPHTYLVREEMVVTGRVRNMRQLGPYIHRLCYSKDTYRLRRRSQHQRVERRDTKKCQSIRHFENPYVVETRICNRF